The following proteins come from a genomic window of Proteiniphilum propionicum:
- a CDS encoding IS66 family transposase, whose protein sequence is MTSYLSTYQNVPFKRLTHLYETIFGLHISEGSVSNMLNAMRKFSKTPYEMIRQKVAGGKVAGADETGINVNGKNNWLWAFQNTVATFLAFGSSRSHHVINKHFTREERGNKVWVTDRLPAYFMGEVGMEDHQICIAHLLREPHLHDAGLSG, encoded by the coding sequence ATGACATCCTACCTCAGCACTTACCAAAATGTTCCGTTCAAGCGACTCACCCATCTGTACGAGACCATCTTCGGACTCCACATCAGTGAAGGCTCTGTATCGAACATGCTGAACGCCATGCGGAAATTCTCCAAAACGCCCTACGAAATGATACGTCAGAAAGTTGCAGGTGGAAAGGTTGCCGGGGCGGACGAGACCGGGATCAACGTGAACGGGAAAAACAACTGGCTCTGGGCTTTCCAGAATACCGTGGCCACCTTCCTCGCCTTTGGCAGCAGCAGAAGCCATCATGTCATCAACAAGCACTTTACCCGGGAAGAACGGGGTAATAAGGTATGGGTCACTGACCGGCTTCCGGCTTACTTCATGGGAGAGGTGGGGATGGAGGATCACCAGATATGTATTGCCCATCTGTTGCGGGAACCTCACCTACACGATGCAGGCCTTTCCGGATGA
- a CDS encoding ACT domain-containing protein, translated as MLIKQLSVFLEDRSGRLTELTRILAENDVNITALSVAETADYGIVRLVVGRPETAREALEKAGFSIGLTDVVCVNMPDQPGSLYQILKILTEANINIDYMYAFSNRDVALAVIRAADIEQVINVLHSNSLTLLSQSDIYQL; from the coding sequence ATGCTCATTAAACAACTGTCCGTTTTTCTGGAGGACCGGTCGGGGCGTCTTACCGAGTTGACCCGTATACTGGCTGAAAACGATGTAAACATCACTGCATTGAGTGTGGCCGAAACAGCAGATTACGGCATCGTACGGCTGGTGGTTGGGCGACCCGAAACAGCAAGAGAAGCGCTTGAAAAAGCGGGTTTCTCAATTGGATTAACCGACGTTGTCTGCGTTAATATGCCTGACCAGCCCGGTTCGTTATATCAGATTCTGAAGATTCTGACCGAAGCAAACATCAATATTGATTATATGTATGCCTTTTCAAATCGCGATGTGGCGCTCGCCGTCATCCGTGCAGCCGATATCGAACAGGTTATTAATGTCCTGCACAGTAACAGCCTTACACTCCTTTCACAAAGTGATATATACCAGTTATAG
- a CDS encoding PaaI family thioesterase yields MKDSFSELCGLELIENRPGYAKARVRINDNHLNSVGVVHGGVLFTLADFCFGKAANAYGKVALTINCSISFFVKCTTGTLTAEAEEMNKSNRLNSYSVNIRNEAGVLVAHFTGTAYSFE; encoded by the coding sequence ATGAAAGATTCATTTTCAGAACTATGCGGCCTGGAGCTGATTGAAAACCGTCCCGGTTATGCAAAAGCCAGGGTGAGGATCAACGATAACCACCTGAACAGCGTGGGTGTGGTACACGGAGGGGTGCTCTTCACGCTTGCGGACTTCTGCTTTGGCAAGGCTGCAAACGCTTACGGAAAAGTTGCGTTGACCATCAACTGCAGCATCTCTTTTTTTGTGAAATGTACCACAGGAACTCTGACAGCCGAAGCGGAGGAGATGAACAAGAGTAACCGGCTAAACTCCTATAGTGTAAATATAAGAAACGAAGCTGGAGTGCTGGTGGCACATTTTACTGGAACGGCGTACAGTTTTGAATAG
- a CDS encoding IS66 family transposase produces the protein MQAFPDDPWSLDMLDLLRDSVHHRNENDIGEAVRKDMEERLDKLLERPPVYTKEEGGNTELDKLKKGIAKHRDYIFTFLANPAVPPTNNDSEKALRPAKTKLKVSGCFRSEEGAGNYATVASVIQTAVKNGQNPYEVLRVIASLAKA, from the coding sequence ATGCAGGCCTTTCCGGATGATCCATGGAGCCTCGACATGCTCGACTTGCTGCGGGACTCCGTCCATCATCGCAATGAAAATGACATTGGAGAAGCGGTCAGGAAAGATATGGAAGAAAGACTGGACAAACTGCTCGAAAGGCCTCCGGTTTACACGAAAGAAGAAGGGGGGAATACCGAACTTGACAAACTCAAAAAAGGCATTGCCAAACACCGGGACTATATCTTTACCTTCCTCGCCAATCCAGCTGTTCCTCCCACGAACAACGACTCCGAGAAGGCATTGAGACCGGCCAAGACCAAATTGAAAGTCAGCGGGTGCTTCCGCTCCGAGGAAGGAGCCGGGAACTATGCTACCGTTGCCTCCGTCATCCAAACAGCGGTCAAGAACGGACAGAACCCCTATGAGGTCCTTCGGGTTATTGCATCCCTTGCTAAAGCGTAG
- a CDS encoding phenylacetate--CoA ligase family protein produces MIWNPEKECADREQMREWQSIQLAGMIKRMYENVPFYHNKLKEKGIDPGDIRSIDQLKDLPFTTKADLRDNYPFGLFTVPQTDVVRIHASSGTTGKPTVVGYTRHDIELWAEVVARSLTMAGVHSGDTIQIAYGYGPFTGGLGLHYGAEKTGATVIPISTGNTRKQLQFMTDFNATILACTPSYAAHLGESIAKEGISPADIKLRTGIFGAEPWTNEMRKEIEELLQINAFDIYGLSEVIGPGVSMECEFQCGNHVFEDHFIPEIINPETLEVLPEGELGELVFTTVSKEAMPLLRYRTRDLTRLYREKCDCGRTLVRMNKCLGRTDDMLIIRGVNVFPSQVESVLLDITGTSPHYQLIIQRENNLDNLEIRVEVDEKSWSDSIRELEGIRRRIDHNIKSMLGISAAIKLVEPNSIERSEGKAKRVIDLRKY; encoded by the coding sequence ATGATCTGGAACCCAGAAAAAGAGTGTGCCGATAGGGAGCAGATGCGTGAATGGCAGAGCATCCAGCTGGCCGGAATGATAAAACGGATGTATGAGAACGTTCCGTTTTACCACAATAAGCTAAAAGAGAAAGGTATTGATCCGGGAGATATAAGGAGTATCGATCAGCTGAAAGATCTTCCTTTCACCACGAAAGCCGACCTGAGAGACAACTACCCCTTTGGGTTGTTTACTGTTCCTCAGACAGATGTAGTACGCATTCACGCATCGAGCGGGACTACCGGCAAGCCCACGGTGGTGGGTTATACACGACATGATATTGAACTGTGGGCTGAAGTGGTTGCGCGAAGCCTCACAATGGCCGGTGTCCATAGCGGCGATACCATCCAGATAGCCTATGGTTACGGCCCTTTTACCGGGGGACTGGGATTACATTACGGTGCTGAAAAGACAGGAGCTACGGTTATACCTATATCTACGGGGAACACCAGGAAACAGTTGCAGTTTATGACCGACTTTAATGCAACAATTCTGGCATGCACGCCTTCATATGCGGCACATCTGGGAGAAAGCATAGCGAAAGAGGGTATCTCACCGGCTGATATCAAGCTCCGCACCGGCATCTTTGGTGCTGAACCATGGACAAACGAAATGCGAAAAGAGATTGAAGAGCTGCTGCAAATAAATGCATTTGACATATACGGGCTTAGCGAGGTCATTGGGCCCGGAGTATCCATGGAGTGCGAATTCCAGTGCGGGAACCATGTGTTTGAAGATCATTTTATCCCGGAGATTATCAACCCTGAAACACTGGAGGTACTCCCTGAGGGAGAACTGGGTGAGCTGGTTTTTACCACAGTAAGTAAAGAGGCTATGCCTCTGCTGCGATACCGGACACGCGACTTGACTCGCCTGTACAGGGAGAAGTGTGACTGCGGACGGACACTCGTGCGAATGAACAAATGTCTCGGCCGAACTGATGATATGCTTATAATACGCGGTGTAAACGTATTTCCATCGCAGGTGGAATCGGTGCTCCTTGATATCACGGGAACATCTCCTCACTATCAGCTTATCATACAACGGGAAAACAACCTCGACAATCTGGAAATACGTGTCGAGGTTGACGAGAAAAGCTGGTCGGATAGTATCCGCGAGCTGGAAGGTATTCGTCGACGTATCGACCACAACATCAAGAGCATGCTGGGTATCAGCGCAGCAATCAAGCTGGTGGAACCAAACAGCATTGAACGCTCTGAAGGGAAAGCGAAACGGGTTATTGATCTCAGAAAATATTGA
- a CDS encoding thiamine pyrophosphate-dependent enzyme, with product MDKQLLLGAEAIAQAALDAGISGVYAYPGTPSTEITEYIQKSPQSKEQQVRSAWATNEKTAYEAALGMSYAGKRSLVCMKHVGLNVAADAFMNSSITGIHGGLVVTVADDPSMHSSQNEQDSRVYGRFAMIPVLEPANQQEAYNIVRYAFGLSEETGLPVLLRIPTRLSHSRAVVTRSKPRGQNPLQPSSDKGRWILLPANARKNYQKLLEKQQELVTISEASEFNSETEGKGTKAVIAFGIAYNYVMEVNRASNLNLPVLKIAQYPLPEKKIKEFTDRYTDILIAEEGYPVYEELLKGFFGNAKFRGRMDGALPRTGELSPNLLSKALHEGSSDGRQSPQIVTGRPPMLCRGCSHRDLFDAINRAMGDYQQQHVFGDIGCYTLGALPPYNTISTCVDMGAAITMAKGAADAGIRPAVCVIGDSTFTHSGMTGLLDAVNDSSPVTIIISDNGTTAMTGGQDSAGTDKYFDICKGIGVEEAHIRLIVPLKKNLEDNSAILREEFVYDGVSVIIAQRECVQTAVKSRKSEKQ from the coding sequence ATGGACAAACAACTTCTATTGGGAGCCGAAGCTATCGCTCAAGCGGCGTTAGATGCAGGGATATCGGGGGTATATGCCTATCCCGGCACCCCTTCTACAGAGATCACCGAATATATTCAAAAGTCGCCGCAGTCTAAAGAGCAACAAGTACGGTCGGCATGGGCTACGAATGAAAAGACAGCTTATGAGGCAGCTTTGGGAATGTCGTACGCAGGAAAACGAAGCCTGGTATGCATGAAACATGTGGGACTTAATGTGGCAGCCGATGCCTTCATGAACTCCTCAATAACAGGCATTCACGGCGGGCTGGTAGTTACGGTTGCCGATGACCCTTCAATGCACTCATCGCAAAACGAACAGGACAGCCGGGTTTACGGCAGGTTCGCCATGATACCGGTACTAGAGCCTGCCAATCAGCAGGAGGCATATAATATTGTACGTTACGCTTTCGGCCTCTCTGAAGAAACCGGGCTCCCGGTGCTTTTACGTATTCCTACACGGTTATCACACTCGCGTGCGGTGGTAACACGGAGCAAGCCGAGGGGACAAAACCCTCTGCAACCTTCTTCAGATAAAGGCCGATGGATCCTATTGCCCGCCAACGCCAGAAAGAACTATCAAAAACTCCTTGAAAAGCAACAGGAGCTTGTCACAATTTCAGAGGCTTCAGAGTTTAACAGCGAGACAGAAGGTAAAGGTACAAAGGCAGTCATAGCCTTTGGCATTGCTTACAATTATGTAATGGAGGTGAACAGGGCAAGTAACCTTAACCTGCCTGTCCTGAAAATTGCACAATATCCTCTCCCCGAAAAGAAAATAAAGGAGTTCACTGACAGATATACCGATATTCTGATTGCAGAAGAGGGTTATCCAGTATATGAAGAGTTGTTGAAAGGGTTTTTTGGCAACGCTAAATTCAGGGGGCGCATGGATGGCGCCTTACCCCGTACGGGCGAACTCTCACCAAATCTTCTTTCAAAAGCTCTACACGAAGGAAGCAGTGACGGGCGACAGTCCCCTCAGATTGTTACGGGACGTCCGCCTATGTTGTGCCGGGGATGCAGCCATCGCGACCTGTTCGATGCCATCAACCGGGCAATGGGCGATTATCAGCAGCAACACGTATTCGGTGATATAGGCTGTTATACACTGGGAGCCCTGCCACCCTACAACACCATTAGCACCTGCGTGGATATGGGGGCGGCCATTACAATGGCCAAAGGGGCCGCAGACGCAGGTATTCGCCCCGCAGTATGCGTAATAGGAGACTCCACCTTTACCCATTCAGGGATGACCGGGTTGCTCGATGCCGTAAACGACAGCTCACCTGTCACCATTATTATCTCCGATAATGGCACCACAGCAATGACTGGAGGGCAGGACTCCGCCGGGACAGATAAATATTTCGATATCTGCAAAGGCATTGGTGTGGAAGAAGCACATATACGCCTTATCGTTCCACTGAAAAAAAATCTTGAGGATAACAGTGCAATCCTCCGGGAAGAGTTCGTTTACGATGGTGTATCTGTAATTATTGCACAACGGGAGTGCGTGCAAACAGCAGTTAAAAGCAGGAAAAGTGAAAAGCAGTAA
- a CDS encoding indolepyruvate oxidoreductase subunit beta — protein MQKNIIIAGVGGQGILSIASIIDLAAMSLGLKVKQAEVHGMSQRGGAVESHLRISSEEIFSDLIPLGKADMILSMEPMEALRYLPFLSPEGVIVTAMEPYKNIPGYPDGNELINTIKRSAPHVLVETEKLAKDAGSAKTYNVVMLGAASPYLGIDTGDLERAIAMFFSRKGEDIVTMNLKAFGFGIKNASE, from the coding sequence ATGCAAAAAAACATTATTATAGCCGGTGTGGGTGGCCAGGGGATACTCTCCATAGCTTCAATCATAGACCTTGCGGCAATGAGCCTGGGGCTAAAGGTAAAGCAGGCAGAAGTTCATGGAATGAGTCAGCGCGGAGGCGCTGTTGAGTCGCACCTTAGGATATCATCGGAAGAGATTTTTTCTGACCTCATACCTCTTGGCAAAGCCGATATGATATTATCAATGGAACCGATGGAGGCACTCCGTTACCTTCCGTTTCTGTCACCAGAAGGAGTTATTGTAACGGCGATGGAGCCTTATAAGAACATACCCGGATATCCTGACGGCAATGAGCTGATAAACACTATTAAAAGGTCTGCACCGCATGTACTGGTTGAGACAGAGAAGCTTGCCAAGGACGCCGGAAGTGCTAAAACATACAACGTGGTCATGCTTGGAGCCGCATCACCTTATCTTGGTATAGATACCGGCGATCTGGAAAGAGCAATAGCCATGTTTTTTTCGAGAAAAGGTGAAGATATTGTAACAATGAACCTGAAAGCATTTGGGTTTGGAATAAAAAATGCATCGGAATAA
- a CDS encoding aminotransferase-like domain-containing protein, which yields MTRFASSVSCLRSSEIRDLMSLATAPDIISFAGGMPGNELFPLETIDKIYNSLTEEEKQTALQYGPTTGLPTLLESLSEYLEAKGLPVKKNRLIITTGSLQAIHILAKAFIDPEDPVLVETPSFIGALSAFRACQANLITIPLKRDGMNIEMLKERLESTRPKPKFLYYSPNFHNPAGIIYSKNIKQQMIDLLKDQDIPLIEDDVYSDLYFYEEDLPEMQLIKAMDPEGVDVCFTGSFSKILGPGLRLGWMLVPESIYRKCELIKQSIDACSPSISQVIADKFIRGGYIHDYTESVRKEYRKRGLAMTETLEKCLPHYVSFEKPRGGFYTWLHLPEGNDSAAVLKKAIEKGVVFVTGKTFDPDGIKNNNMRVSFCNTDVGTIHRGIPLLAEAIREVFGS from the coding sequence ATGACCAGATTTGCAAGCAGCGTTTCGTGCCTCCGCTCTTCGGAGATTCGGGACTTGATGAGCCTGGCAACGGCTCCCGATATTATTTCTTTTGCCGGTGGTATGCCGGGCAATGAACTATTTCCTCTCGAAACCATCGACAAGATATATAATTCCCTCACTGAAGAAGAGAAACAGACAGCCCTGCAATACGGGCCCACCACCGGGCTACCAACATTATTGGAATCGCTGTCAGAATATTTGGAGGCAAAAGGATTGCCGGTGAAAAAAAACCGTTTGATCATCACTACCGGATCGCTGCAGGCAATCCATATCCTGGCAAAAGCATTTATCGACCCGGAAGATCCGGTTTTGGTTGAAACACCCAGTTTTATTGGAGCACTTTCAGCTTTCCGTGCCTGCCAGGCAAACTTAATCACCATCCCGTTAAAAAGGGACGGTATGAATATTGAAATGTTAAAGGAGAGGCTGGAATCCACACGGCCAAAGCCAAAATTTCTCTACTATTCGCCCAACTTCCACAATCCCGCCGGTATCATCTACTCCAAAAATATAAAACAACAGATGATTGATCTGCTGAAGGATCAAGATATCCCCCTGATTGAAGATGACGTGTACAGCGATCTCTACTTTTACGAAGAGGACCTGCCTGAGATGCAACTCATAAAAGCGATGGACCCGGAAGGAGTAGATGTGTGCTTCACAGGTTCTTTCTCCAAGATATTGGGGCCGGGACTACGTTTGGGCTGGATGCTGGTGCCGGAATCGATATACAGAAAATGCGAACTGATCAAGCAATCAATTGATGCCTGTTCACCCAGCATCTCCCAGGTAATTGCCGATAAATTCATTAGGGGCGGATATATACATGACTACACTGAAAGTGTAAGGAAAGAGTACAGGAAACGGGGATTGGCCATGACCGAAACACTGGAGAAATGTTTACCGCATTATGTATCATTCGAAAAACCACGAGGTGGCTTTTACACATGGCTGCACTTGCCGGAAGGGAACGACTCTGCAGCCGTATTGAAAAAAGCCATTGAAAAGGGAGTGGTCTTCGTTACTGGAAAAACATTCGACCCGGATGGGATAAAGAACAACAATATGCGGGTATCGTTCTGTAATACCGACGTAGGAACAATACATCGAGGCATACCTCTTCTGGCGGAAGCTATACGCGAAGTGTTCGGCTCGTAA